A region from the Polyangiaceae bacterium genome encodes:
- a CDS encoding putative metal-binding motif-containing protein gives MSGSGGTGGLPADCTGDTECDDKDMCNGKETCNNGKCQNGTPPQCTNPDGVHCSAACEPSTGDCIIKGLDADSDQHLDAKCTAATTPGDDCDDTNDKVYTGADEVCDGIDNDCNGKDELEEGTPMLGGVSDLVEGQFPAIAWSPTDKHYGVVWLDPFGDGINYARIDQNGQLDTSSRKQVTKQTSRPRIAWSGTEFGVSWIDNGQVMFRRVLPDGTFPDVAKVVSESFSAAPDTSADLAGTSSGWIVAWSDITSNPWGRIRVRAISATGTPQDFDHEVGDTGGSNREPAISSGFAGVLVARERGALQFSTSIKAFRLSSALATVGDAAVSADPLPNAAQGIHPAASATAQGWALAWTESSTSAESISYVELLASGAKACTASALPSNKPAVVGAVASRGEARLVVYGQNSNQNATVHAVSFDAKCQVRSQAKLADIDNPGWIDFGVPVAAWGDLGTAILWVDETSGLTMVRSWISGPNLCDNPVP, from the coding sequence GTGAGTGGCAGCGGCGGCACTGGCGGTCTGCCGGCGGACTGCACCGGCGACACCGAGTGTGACGACAAGGACATGTGCAACGGCAAGGAGACCTGCAACAACGGCAAGTGCCAAAACGGGACCCCTCCGCAGTGCACGAATCCGGATGGCGTGCACTGCAGCGCGGCGTGCGAACCATCGACGGGTGACTGCATCATCAAGGGCCTAGATGCAGATAGTGATCAGCACTTGGACGCAAAGTGTACGGCCGCAACAACGCCAGGCGACGACTGCGACGACACGAACGACAAAGTCTACACCGGCGCAGATGAAGTCTGTGACGGCATTGACAATGACTGCAACGGCAAGGACGAGCTCGAAGAGGGCACTCCGATGCTGGGCGGGGTGAGCGATCTAGTCGAAGGACAGTTTCCTGCGATCGCGTGGTCGCCGACAGACAAGCACTACGGTGTCGTATGGCTAGACCCGTTTGGCGACGGCATAAACTACGCAAGGATCGATCAAAACGGCCAGCTCGACACGTCGTCCAGGAAACAGGTCACGAAGCAGACATCGCGTCCCCGAATCGCGTGGAGTGGCACAGAATTCGGTGTTTCGTGGATTGACAACGGCCAGGTGATGTTCCGTCGTGTCCTGCCAGACGGGACATTCCCTGACGTGGCGAAGGTGGTCAGCGAGTCCTTCAGTGCCGCACCAGACACCTCGGCTGACCTGGCGGGTACGTCCAGCGGGTGGATCGTGGCGTGGTCTGATATCACCAGCAACCCCTGGGGTAGGATTCGCGTGCGAGCGATTTCGGCGACGGGCACCCCACAAGATTTCGACCACGAAGTCGGCGACACGGGAGGAAGCAATCGGGAGCCTGCCATCTCGAGTGGGTTTGCGGGCGTGCTGGTTGCGCGGGAGCGAGGCGCGCTGCAATTCTCGACTTCCATCAAGGCTTTTCGCTTGTCGAGCGCATTGGCAACCGTGGGGGATGCCGCAGTCTCCGCAGACCCGCTGCCCAACGCTGCCCAGGGCATCCATCCCGCCGCTAGTGCGACAGCTCAAGGCTGGGCCTTGGCGTGGACCGAAAGCTCTACCTCAGCGGAGTCGATATCTTACGTCGAACTTCTGGCTTCGGGCGCCAAGGCGTGCACTGCTAGCGCCCTTCCGAGCAACAAGCCGGCAGTAGTTGGCGCGGTGGCTTCGCGCGGTGAGGCAAGGCTAGTGGTGTACGGGCAGAACTCGAATCAGAACGCTACGGTTCACGCCGTCAGCTTCGATGCGAAATGCCAAGTGCGCTCGCAGGCAAAGCTCGCGGACATCGACAATCCTGGTTGGATCGATTTTGGCGTCCCAGTTGCCGCTTGGGGAGATCTTGGAACCGCGATCCTATGGGTGGACGAAACATCGGGCCTTACAATGGTGCGTTCCTGGATCTCCGGACCCAACCTCTGCGACAACCCCGTGCCCTGA
- a CDS encoding FAD binding domain-containing protein encodes MLRLPKFQVALPESVADAVALLSAHEGEAMIVAGGTDLLPNLKHRLFEPKLLVSLERVAGLGAIQREADGTLRIGAMARLDQLAAHADVIAHAPALAQAAGVVSGPQLRRMGTAGGNVMLDTRCRYYNQTYFWRKSLGFCLKKDGTVCHVVAGGRKCVAAASNDTAPALMTLGARLIFEGMSGRRELLVDDLWKSDGVWNKHAAPSELLTEIRIPPQAAGHRGAYGKLRNRAAIDFPELGVATRVDVERGSVRDADVVIVALAARPVRVKGAADTLRGAKPGERSFTEATARLAEHAFKQCHPMPNVPGDEDYRREMVPVFVRRTLKAAVS; translated from the coding sequence GTGCTGCGGTTGCCCAAGTTCCAGGTCGCCCTGCCCGAAAGCGTGGCGGACGCCGTAGCGCTGCTGTCCGCCCACGAGGGCGAAGCGATGATCGTCGCCGGTGGCACGGACTTGCTGCCCAACCTGAAGCATCGCCTGTTCGAGCCCAAGCTGCTGGTGAGCCTCGAACGCGTGGCAGGGCTCGGCGCCATCCAACGCGAAGCCGACGGCACGCTCCGCATCGGCGCCATGGCGCGGCTGGATCAGCTCGCAGCGCACGCCGACGTCATCGCCCACGCGCCCGCTTTGGCACAAGCCGCCGGCGTGGTGTCCGGGCCGCAACTCCGGCGCATGGGCACCGCGGGCGGCAACGTGATGCTCGACACCCGCTGCCGCTACTACAACCAGACGTACTTCTGGCGGAAGAGCCTCGGCTTCTGTCTCAAGAAGGACGGAACCGTGTGCCACGTGGTCGCCGGCGGTCGCAAGTGCGTCGCCGCGGCCAGCAACGATACGGCGCCCGCCTTGATGACGCTCGGGGCTCGCCTGATTTTCGAGGGCATGTCGGGGCGGCGCGAGCTCCTCGTGGACGACTTGTGGAAGAGCGACGGGGTGTGGAACAAGCACGCCGCGCCCAGCGAGCTCTTGACGGAGATCCGCATCCCGCCGCAGGCCGCGGGCCATCGCGGCGCGTACGGCAAGCTCCGGAATCGCGCGGCCATCGATTTTCCCGAGCTCGGCGTGGCCACGCGGGTCGACGTGGAACGCGGCAGCGTCCGCGACGCGGACGTCGTCATCGTGGCGCTCGCGGCGCGCCCGGTGCGCGTCAAAGGGGCGGCGGACACGCTGCGCGGCGCAAAGCCGGGAGAGCGGAGCTTCACGGAGGCGACGGCGCGCCTCGCGGAGCACGCGTTCAAGCAGTGTCACCCCATGCCGAACGTCCCCGGCGACGAAGACTACCGCCGCGAGATGGTGCCCGTGTTCGTGCGGCGCACGCTGAAGGCCGCGGTGAGCTGA